A stretch of the Lactuca sativa cultivar Salinas chromosome 9, Lsat_Salinas_v11, whole genome shotgun sequence genome encodes the following:
- the LOC111901710 gene encoding protein ROOT PRIMORDIUM DEFECTIVE 1, with the protein MHKIFPRSIRVLQSISISQNPQKFTPCCLRDFSQSTSIPKKQQRVRDHGYDNYMEIEKKIRKVLKVQELILSQPNSMVSSARLDNLSRRLGFKQFEAGRFILKFPHIFDVFEHPVQRILYCRLTRKALIQIQQENEALINQIDHAVTRLRKLLMLSNTGQLGLDHVRIASREFGLPDDFEFSIILKHPQFFRLFEDKESKTKYIEIVERDPDLAVCAIEKMREKEYREKGGEAENIRFSFLINFPPGFKTGKYYKIAVWKWQRLPYWSPYEDVSGYDMRSLEAEKRMEKRAIAMIHEILSLTVEKKISLERIAHFRVTMNLPKKLKDFLLQHQGVFYISTRGNYGKLHTIFLREAYNRGELIEPNELYLARRNLAKLITLRRPNMEHELVYYRRERVSNDLDRINEDNEGNEGTESELESEMERERGGHCSRSCEEEASCNQEAILQGHCGSHP; encoded by the exons ATGCATAAGATCTTCCCTCGTTCAATCCGAGTTCTACAATCAATCTCGATATCTCAAAACCCCCAAAAGTTCACTCCTTGCTGTCTTCGCGATTTTTCACAATCAACCTCAATACCCAAAAAGCAACAACGAGTTCGAGACCATGGATACGATAACTACATGGAAATCGAGAAAAAAATACGCAAAGTCCTCAAAGTTCAAGAACTCATCCTCTCTCAACCCAACTCCATGGTTTCCTCTGCTCGTCTAGACAACCTCTCGCGCAGACTCGGCTTCAAACAATTCGAAGCAGGTCGTTTCATCCTCAAATTCCCACACATTTTCGATGTTTTTGAACACCCAGTTCAAAGAATCCTTTATTGCAGACTTACACGAAAAGCCCTAATCCAAATCCAACAAGAAAACGAAGCTCTAATTAACCAAATCGACCATGCTGTCACCAGATTAAGGAAGCTCTTAATGCTATCAAACACCGGACAACTAGGGCTTGACCATGTTCGAATTGCTAGCAGAGAATTTGGACTTCCCGACGACTTTGAATTCTCGATAATTCTAAAACACCCACAATTTTTCCGATTGTTTGAAGATAAAGAAAGCAAAACCAAGTACATCGAGATAGTAGAAAGAGACCCAGATTTAGCTGTTTGTGCTATAGAGAAGATGAGGGAAAAAGAATACAGAGAAAAAGGTGGAGAAGCTGAAAACATTAGATTCTCATTTCTTATAAACTTTCCCCCTGGTTTCAAAACTGGGAAGTATTACAAGATAGCTGTTTGGAAATGGCAAAGGCTTCCTTATTGGTCGCCATATGAAGATGTATCTGGTTATGATATGAGATCACTTGAAGCTGAAAAGAGAATGGAGAAGAGAGCGATTGCAATGATTCATGAGATTTTGTCTTTAACTGTTGAGAAGAAGATTAGTTTGGAGAGGATTGCTCATTTTAGGGTTACAATGAATCTGCCTAAAAAGCTTAAAGATTTTCTTCTTCAACATCAGGGTGTGTTTTATATTTCTACAAGAGGGAATTATGGGAAgcttcatacgatttttcttaGGGAGGCGTATAATAGAGGGGAGTTGATTGAACCTAATGAGTTGTATTTGGCTAGAAGGAATTTGGCTAAATTGATTACTTTGAGGAGGCCTAATATGGAACATGAGCTTGTTTATTATAGAAGGGAAAGGGTGAGTAATGATTTGGATAGAATTAATGAAGACAATGAGGGGAATGAAGGTACGGAATCGGAATTGGAATCGGAAATGGAAAGGGAAAGGGGTG GACATTGCTCAAGAAGCTGTGAAGAAGAGGCGTCGTGCAACCAAGAAGCCATACTCCAGGGCCATTGTGGGAGCCACCCTTGA